In one Burkholderiales bacterium GJ-E10 genomic region, the following are encoded:
- a CDS encoding lysyl-tRNA synthetase: MTEPDDSNSLLAERRAKLGALRAQGPAFPNDFARSHQAAPLHARYDDCAPELLEQEPVEVAVAGRLMLKRLMGKASFATIQDGSGRIQFFVSDEDAGAEAHERFRHWDIGDIVAARGTLFKTKRGELSVRCRELRLLAKSLRPLPDKFHGLADHEQRYRQRYVDLIVNESTRAVFRTRARAVAAFRRFLAEREFLEVETPMLQTIPGGAQARPFVTHHNALDLAMYLRIAPELYLKRLVVGGMERVFEINRNFRNEGVSPRHNPEFTMLEFYAAYHEVRWMMDFTEEMLRAVAVDATGSAVLEYQGQTIDLGKPFARCTIVEALQQYAPQYADPSLRDPGFLRSELARLGKEMPAGAGLGSLQLALFEETVEAKLIQPTFLIDYPAEVSPLARASDADPEITERFELFMAGRETANGFSELNDPEDQAARFQRQVEAKAAGDEEAMYYDADYIRALEYGLPPTAGCGVGIDRFIMLLADVPNIRDVILFPHMRPE; the protein is encoded by the coding sequence ATGACCGAACCCGACGACAGCAACTCCCTTCTTGCCGAACGCCGTGCCAAGCTTGGCGCATTGCGCGCGCAAGGGCCGGCATTCCCCAACGATTTCGCCCGCAGCCACCAGGCCGCGCCGCTGCATGCCCGCTACGACGACTGCGCCCCCGAACTGCTCGAGCAGGAGCCGGTCGAGGTCGCGGTTGCCGGCCGCCTCATGCTCAAGCGCCTGATGGGCAAGGCGAGTTTCGCCACGATCCAGGACGGCAGCGGCCGCATCCAGTTCTTCGTCTCCGACGAGGACGCCGGCGCCGAAGCGCACGAGCGCTTCCGCCACTGGGACATCGGCGACATCGTCGCCGCCCGCGGCACGCTCTTCAAGACCAAGCGCGGCGAGCTCTCGGTGCGCTGCCGCGAGCTGCGGCTGCTCGCCAAGTCGCTGCGCCCGCTGCCCGACAAGTTCCATGGCCTGGCCGACCACGAGCAGCGCTATCGCCAGCGCTACGTCGACCTCATCGTCAACGAGTCGACCCGCGCCGTGTTCCGCACCCGGGCCCGGGCCGTCGCGGCGTTCCGGCGCTTCCTCGCCGAACGGGAGTTTCTCGAAGTCGAAACGCCGATGCTCCAGACGATTCCGGGCGGCGCCCAGGCCCGCCCCTTCGTCACCCACCACAACGCGCTCGACCTCGCCATGTACCTGCGCATCGCGCCGGAGCTGTATCTCAAGCGGCTGGTGGTGGGCGGCATGGAGCGGGTGTTCGAGATCAACCGCAACTTCCGCAACGAAGGCGTGAGTCCGCGGCACAACCCCGAATTCACCATGCTGGAGTTCTACGCGGCATACCACGAAGTGCGCTGGATGATGGATTTCACCGAAGAGATGCTGCGCGCCGTGGCGGTGGACGCGACGGGATCGGCGGTGCTCGAGTACCAGGGCCAGACGATCGATCTGGGAAAACCCTTCGCGCGCTGCACCATCGTCGAAGCGCTGCAGCAATATGCGCCGCAGTACGCCGACCCGTCGTTGCGCGACCCGGGCTTCCTGCGTTCGGAACTCGCGCGCCTGGGCAAGGAAATGCCCGCCGGCGCCGGTCTGGGCAGCCTGCAGCTCGCGCTGTTCGAGGAAACCGTGGAGGCAAAGCTCATCCAGCCCACCTTCCTCATCGACTATCCCGCGGAAGTGTCGCCGCTGGCACGCGCCTCCGATGCCGACCCCGAGATCACGGAACGCTTCGAGCTTTTCATGGCCGGACGCGAAACGGCCAATGGGTTCTCGGAGCTGAACGATCCCGAAGACCAGGCCGCGCGATTCCAGCGCCAGGTGGAAGCGAAAGCGGCCGGCGACGAAGAGGCGATGTACTACGACGCCGACTACATCCGGGCGCTGGAATACGGGCTGCCCCCCACCGCGGGTTGCGGCGTGGGCATCGACCGCTTCATCATGCTGCTCGCCGATGTGCCCAACATCCGCGACGTGATCCTGTTCCCGCACATGCGGCCGGAATGA
- a CDS encoding peptide chain release factor 2, which yields MVSRVRRISGDLADSGELFDMARGDGDESTLAAVGDDVDASAKRVAELEFQRMFDNPLDPNNCFLDIQAGSGGTEAQDWAAILERMYLRYAERKGLQAELLEESAGEVAGIKSATIKISGPYAFGLLRTETGVHRLVRKSPFDANARRHTSFASVFVYPEVDDSIEIDINPADLRIDVFRASGAGGQHVNKTESAVRITHLPTNIVVQSQNDRSQHRNKAECMSMLKSRLYEFEMRKRMVEQSKMEESKTDIAWGHQIRSYVLDQSRIKDLRTNVEIGNTQAVLDGDLDDFITASLKQGVSS from the coding sequence GTGGTATCGCGCGTGCGCCGGATTTCCGGCGACCTCGCCGACTCCGGCGAACTGTTTGACATGGCGCGGGGCGATGGCGACGAATCGACGCTGGCCGCCGTCGGCGACGACGTCGACGCTTCGGCGAAGCGGGTCGCCGAGCTGGAATTCCAGCGCATGTTCGACAATCCGCTCGATCCCAACAACTGCTTTCTCGACATCCAGGCCGGATCGGGCGGCACGGAGGCGCAGGACTGGGCCGCAATCCTCGAGCGCATGTACCTGCGCTACGCCGAGCGCAAGGGTCTCCAGGCCGAATTGCTCGAAGAGTCCGCCGGTGAAGTCGCGGGCATCAAGAGCGCGACGATCAAGATCTCCGGCCCCTACGCCTTCGGGCTGCTGCGCACCGAAACCGGCGTGCACCGGCTGGTGCGCAAATCCCCCTTCGATGCCAACGCGCGCCGCCACACGTCGTTCGCCAGCGTGTTCGTCTATCCCGAGGTCGACGACAGCATCGAGATCGACATCAACCCCGCGGATCTGCGCATCGACGTCTTTCGCGCCTCAGGCGCCGGGGGCCAGCACGTCAACAAGACCGAATCGGCGGTGCGGATCACCCACCTGCCGACCAATATCGTCGTGCAGAGCCAGAACGATCGCTCGCAACATCGCAACAAGGCCGAGTGCATGTCGATGCTCAAGTCCCGCCTCTACGAGTTCGAGATGCGCAAGCGCATGGTCGAACAGAGCAAGATGGAAGAATCCAAGACCGATATCGCCTGGGGCCACCAGATCCGATCCTACGTGCTCGATCAGTCGCGCATCAAGGACCTGCGGACCAACGTCGAGATCGGCAACACCCAGGCGGTGCTCGACGGCGACCTCGACGACTTCATCACCGCGAGCCTGAAACAAGGCGTTTCGTCATGA
- a CDS encoding integral membrane sensor signal transduction histidine kinase (Precursor) — translation MAAIWLIRSASMGDEAVAQGETLHYPTPCYPTSMPLLQRYSFRQLLVFASLCTAVLVGGAALRWVDLLENLVRQSADASRSAVAVTLDAQLLAEQTLSMERAAREYLVLRDPALERRFTGAANDADATLGRLADGWIPPDVADRWRGLASSIESLLRQPGPFTPAQEAPITSAFGDLDGINATISEQVHAGVAARSRALGVQLQTRRTQLEWQILVIIAIGLGLAASFGIWFARLLRRMETAVLHLGENRLDEPVDIRGPTDIRALGRRLEWLRLRLLELDADKARFLRHVSHELKTPLAALREGVSLLEDEVAGTLTGNQREVVRILQQNTAVLQSQIEDLLQFNAAAFAARQLVRRRVELAALVQDVVAQQQLQWQARRLRVTVDGGPVWAEVDDEKMRTAIANLLSNAIRFSPLGATIRFRLQREPGRVSLDIQDEGVGIAEADRARIFEPFYRGERQPGDMPRGSGVGLAIVQETINAHGGRIDLRDNGPGAHFHIELPDAS, via the coding sequence GTGGCGGCGATCTGGTTGATCCGTTCGGCGTCCATGGGGGATGAGGCGGTGGCGCAAGGGGAAACCTTGCATTATCCCACGCCTTGTTATCCTACGTCGATGCCCCTCCTGCAACGCTATTCCTTTCGCCAGCTGCTCGTCTTCGCGTCGCTGTGCACCGCCGTGCTCGTCGGCGGCGCAGCCCTGCGCTGGGTCGATCTGCTGGAAAACCTGGTGCGCCAGAGCGCCGACGCGTCGCGCAGCGCGGTCGCGGTCACGCTCGACGCCCAGTTGCTCGCCGAGCAGACGCTGTCGATGGAGCGGGCGGCGCGCGAATATCTGGTGCTGCGCGACCCGGCGCTGGAGCGCCGGTTCACCGGGGCGGCCAACGATGCCGACGCGACGCTGGGCCGGCTTGCCGACGGCTGGATCCCGCCGGACGTGGCGGACCGCTGGCGCGGGCTGGCGTCGTCGATCGAGTCCCTGTTGCGCCAGCCCGGCCCGTTCACGCCCGCCCAGGAGGCGCCGATCACCAGCGCCTTCGGCGATCTCGACGGCATCAATGCCACCATTTCCGAGCAGGTCCACGCCGGCGTCGCCGCGCGCAGCCGGGCGCTGGGTGTGCAGTTGCAGACCCGGCGCACGCAGCTCGAATGGCAGATCCTGGTCATCATCGCCATCGGCTTGGGATTGGCGGCCTCGTTCGGGATCTGGTTTGCGCGTCTGCTGCGGCGAATGGAGACCGCGGTGCTGCACCTGGGGGAAAACCGGCTCGACGAGCCGGTCGACATCCGCGGTCCGACCGACATCCGCGCGCTGGGCCGGCGCCTGGAATGGCTGCGCTTGCGGCTGCTCGAACTGGACGCCGACAAGGCGCGCTTCCTGCGCCACGTCTCGCACGAGCTGAAAACGCCGCTTGCCGCCCTGCGGGAGGGGGTGTCCCTCCTCGAGGACGAGGTCGCCGGCACGCTGACCGGCAACCAGCGCGAGGTGGTGCGGATCCTGCAGCAGAACACCGCCGTGCTGCAGTCGCAGATCGAGGACCTGCTGCAGTTCAATGCCGCCGCGTTCGCGGCGCGGCAGCTCGTCCGGCGGCGGGTCGAACTCGCCGCGCTGGTTCAAGACGTCGTCGCGCAACAGCAGTTGCAATGGCAGGCCCGCCGGCTGCGGGTGACCGTCGACGGCGGCCCGGTATGGGCCGAGGTCGACGACGAGAAAATGCGGACCGCGATCGCCAATCTCCTGTCCAACGCCATCCGGTTCAGTCCGCTGGGCGCTACCATACGCTTTCGCCTGCAGCGCGAGCCCGGCCGGGTGTCCCTCGACATTCAGGATGAAGGCGTGGGCATTGCCGAGGCGGATCGGGCGCGGATTTTTGAGCCTTTTTATCGCGGCGAGCGACAACCCGGCGACATGCCTCGCGGCAGCGGCGTCGGGTTGGCGATCGTCCAGGAAACCATCAACGCCCATGGCGGCCGGATCGACCTGCGCGACAACGGTCCCGGGGCGCACTTTCATATCGAGTTGCCGGATGCCAGTTAG
- a CDS encoding putative uncharacterized protein (Precursor), which produces MLHGLRTAALAPLLAGGIGACASVAPSAANSAAHATPPQVTASAAQPAAIPGPPLQNADRIDIATAADQVARGVLRTDAQLRTMSATDLAGAASHWAAQIAADDPAATPGAALNLALVLAREGGSANLERAGALLAPIARAGTPDLQAWQPMAAMLADRIDAERRLQNQIDRQTAQAAQDQHHIERLTEKLNALKAIELSMSPSAAATLKAHGRAAPPPAGRGGNAPAGAPAGGTPARPTPPPATPATK; this is translated from the coding sequence ATGCTGCATGGATTGCGTACCGCCGCGCTGGCGCCGCTGCTGGCCGGCGGAATCGGCGCCTGCGCAAGTGTGGCGCCGTCCGCCGCAAACTCCGCCGCACACGCCACGCCGCCCCAGGTGACGGCGTCGGCGGCCCAGCCGGCGGCCATTCCCGGGCCGCCGTTGCAGAACGCCGATCGGATCGACATCGCGACGGCGGCCGATCAGGTCGCGCGCGGTGTGCTGCGTACCGATGCGCAGCTGCGCACCATGTCCGCGACCGACCTTGCCGGGGCGGCGTCGCATTGGGCCGCACAGATCGCCGCGGACGACCCCGCCGCGACGCCCGGCGCGGCGCTCAATCTGGCGCTGGTTCTGGCACGCGAAGGGGGGAGCGCGAACCTCGAGCGCGCGGGCGCGCTGCTGGCGCCGATCGCACGGGCCGGGACGCCCGACCTGCAGGCATGGCAGCCGATGGCCGCCATGCTGGCCGACCGCATCGACGCCGAGCGGCGCCTGCAGAACCAGATCGACCGGCAGACGGCGCAAGCGGCCCAGGACCAGCACCACATCGAACGGTTGACCGAAAAGCTCAATGCGTTGAAGGCGATCGAACTCAGCATGAGCCCCAGTGCCGCGGCCACCCTCAAGGCCCATGGCCGCGCCGCGCCGCCGCCGGCGGGCAGGGGAGGGAATGCACCGGCGGGTGCGCCGGCAGGCGGGACCCCGGCGCGGCCGACGCCGCCGCCGGCCACGCCGGCGACGAAGTAA
- a CDS encoding two component, sigma54 specific, Fis family transcriptional regulator: MANLLLVDDDPDLLKLLSMRLTAAGHRVTVADSAEAALTQISLARPQLVISDVRLPGRDGLALFDEIHARYPALPVILLTAHGTIPDAVEATARGVFSYLTKPFDGKALLDKVDAALAMATPATLVPETGGEDEAWRSEIVSRSNCMADLLAEVRMIAASDARVLITGESGTGKELVARAIHRASPRAAQPFVGVNCGAIPESLLESELFGHVKGAFSGAVGSHRGLFVAADGGTLFLDEIGDMPMPLQVKLLRVLQEGSVRPVGATQAVPVDVRVISATHRDLEVAMAEGQFREDLYYRLNVVSLRVPTLAERREDIALLANHFLLRLGEKYGKRVTGFAPDAIKALTTARWPGNVRQLHNVVEQVCALSTTPLIPLSLVQRALRTPSMEVLTYAQARERFERDYLVGLLKLTDGNVADAARLADRNRTEFYRLLQRHNLTAGQFRA; the protein is encoded by the coding sequence ATGGCGAATCTGCTGCTGGTCGACGACGATCCGGATCTGCTGAAGCTGCTGTCGATGCGGCTGACGGCAGCCGGTCATCGGGTCACCGTGGCGGATTCGGCGGAAGCGGCGCTGACGCAGATCTCGCTCGCGCGACCGCAGCTCGTCATCAGCGACGTGCGCCTGCCGGGCCGCGACGGCCTGGCGCTGTTCGACGAAATCCACGCCCGCTATCCGGCGCTCCCGGTGATCCTGCTGACGGCGCACGGCACGATCCCCGACGCGGTGGAGGCCACCGCCCGCGGGGTGTTCAGTTACCTCACCAAGCCGTTCGACGGCAAGGCGCTGCTCGACAAGGTCGATGCGGCGCTGGCGATGGCGACGCCGGCGACGCTGGTTCCGGAAACCGGCGGCGAGGACGAGGCGTGGCGCTCGGAAATCGTCAGCCGCTCCAATTGCATGGCGGACCTGCTGGCCGAGGTGCGGATGATCGCGGCTTCGGACGCGCGGGTCCTGATCACGGGAGAGAGCGGCACCGGCAAGGAACTCGTGGCGCGGGCGATCCATCGCGCCAGCCCGCGCGCGGCGCAGCCGTTCGTTGGCGTGAACTGCGGCGCGATCCCGGAGTCGCTGCTCGAATCGGAACTGTTCGGGCATGTGAAGGGCGCCTTCAGCGGCGCGGTCGGCAGTCACCGCGGACTCTTCGTCGCGGCCGACGGCGGTACCCTGTTTCTCGACGAGATCGGCGACATGCCGATGCCCTTGCAGGTCAAGCTGCTGCGCGTGCTGCAGGAAGGCTCGGTCCGTCCCGTGGGGGCGACGCAAGCGGTGCCGGTGGACGTGCGGGTGATCTCGGCCACCCACCGCGATCTCGAGGTGGCGATGGCCGAAGGACAGTTCCGCGAGGATCTCTACTATCGCCTCAACGTGGTGTCGCTGCGCGTGCCGACGCTGGCCGAGCGGCGCGAGGACATTGCGCTGCTTGCCAACCATTTTCTGCTGCGGCTCGGCGAGAAGTATGGCAAGCGCGTAACCGGCTTTGCGCCGGATGCGATCAAGGCCCTGACCACCGCGCGCTGGCCCGGCAACGTCCGGCAGCTGCATAACGTGGTCGAGCAGGTCTGCGCCTTGAGCACCACGCCGCTCATCCCGCTGTCGCTGGTACAGCGGGCGCTGCGGACCCCCTCGATGGAAGTCCTGACCTACGCGCAGGCGCGGGAGCGCTTCGAGCGCGACTATCTGGTGGGGCTGCTCAAGCTCACCGACGGCAATGTCGCGGACGCGGCGCGGTTGGCGGATCGCAATCGGACCGAGTTCTACCGCCTCTTGCAGCGGCACAACCTGACCGCGGGGCAGTTTCGCGCCTGA
- a CDS encoding putative periplasmic glucans biosynthesis signal peptide protein (Precursor), translated as MGFSQLSPRRCSVHFLPVWTAALFFSLAFLATARPAQAFGFEDVAGQAKALAAKPYKAPVAHLPRELARISVDEYAQVLYRPQRAVWLADGLPFTLRFLPLGGMRTRPVAIREVQGDSVRQFSFDPADYDYGSRSSAAAWKSLGRNGLAGLQVLYPLNQPKYMDEVISFLGASYFRALGAGQWYGLSARGLGIDTVGAPREEFPRFVSFWVERPVRDADTITIYALLDSASATGAYRFDVRPGRETVVDVHARLYLRKAVATLELAPLTSMFLQGPAQPLPGDDRPAAHDSSGLMLALGKPQGGTEWVWRPLGNPPHPFSTSFATSDLQGFGLMQRNRDFAHYQDTDYHYEKRPSCWITPIGNWGPGRVQLYEWTTPNDDLDNIDAFWVPDHQPAPGQPLDFAYRMHWQGDRQQRPDQLGWVHQTRLGHRPPSGPPENVWHQDRTVTQYTVDFDGPALRRLPAAFDAPGEVTAVVSANANAKILSSKVFRISPDGAWRLTLRFRRLQTSQPVELRAALHHHNEILSETWAMVIPPQ; from the coding sequence TTGGGTTTCTCGCAGCTTTCCCCCCGCCGCTGCTCCGTCCACTTCCTCCCGGTATGGACAGCGGCGCTTTTCTTTTCGCTGGCGTTCCTCGCCACGGCCCGGCCGGCGCAGGCCTTCGGCTTCGAGGACGTCGCCGGGCAGGCCAAGGCCCTGGCCGCCAAGCCGTACAAGGCGCCGGTCGCGCACCTGCCGCGCGAGCTTGCCCGGATTTCGGTCGATGAGTACGCCCAGGTTCTCTATCGCCCCCAGCGGGCGGTGTGGCTCGCCGACGGCCTGCCCTTCACTCTGCGATTCCTGCCGCTGGGCGGAATGCGCACACGGCCGGTCGCGATCCGGGAAGTGCAGGGCGATTCCGTCCGGCAGTTCTCCTTCGATCCAGCCGATTACGACTACGGATCGCGCTCCTCGGCCGCGGCCTGGAAGTCGCTCGGCCGGAACGGCCTCGCCGGCTTGCAGGTCCTGTATCCGCTCAACCAGCCCAAATATATGGATGAGGTCATTTCCTTCCTCGGCGCGAGCTACTTCCGCGCCCTGGGAGCGGGGCAATGGTATGGCCTGTCCGCGCGCGGGCTGGGCATCGACACCGTCGGCGCCCCGCGGGAGGAGTTCCCGCGCTTCGTCTCCTTCTGGGTCGAGCGGCCGGTGCGCGATGCCGACACGATCACGATCTACGCCCTGCTCGATTCGGCCAGCGCCACCGGCGCCTACCGTTTCGACGTGCGACCGGGCCGCGAAACGGTGGTCGACGTGCATGCGCGCCTCTACCTGCGCAAGGCGGTGGCGACGCTCGAACTGGCGCCCCTCACCAGCATGTTCCTGCAAGGCCCGGCCCAACCCCTGCCGGGCGACGATCGGCCCGCCGCGCACGATTCCAGCGGCCTGATGCTCGCCCTCGGCAAGCCGCAGGGCGGCACCGAATGGGTCTGGCGCCCGTTGGGAAATCCGCCGCATCCGTTCAGCACCTCGTTCGCCACCTCGGACCTGCAGGGCTTCGGCCTGATGCAGCGCAACCGGGATTTTGCGCACTACCAGGACACCGATTACCACTATGAAAAGCGACCGAGCTGCTGGATCACGCCGATCGGCAACTGGGGACCAGGCCGCGTCCAGCTCTACGAGTGGACGACGCCCAACGACGACCTCGACAACATCGACGCGTTCTGGGTGCCGGATCACCAGCCGGCGCCGGGGCAGCCGCTCGATTTCGCCTACCGGATGCACTGGCAGGGCGACCGGCAGCAGCGGCCCGACCAACTGGGATGGGTGCATCAGACCCGACTTGGCCATCGGCCGCCGTCCGGCCCCCCGGAAAACGTCTGGCATCAGGATCGGACGGTGACCCAATACACCGTCGATTTCGACGGCCCGGCGTTGCGCCGGCTGCCGGCCGCGTTCGATGCGCCGGGCGAGGTGACCGCGGTGGTGTCCGCCAATGCCAACGCGAAGATCCTGTCGTCCAAGGTGTTCCGCATTTCCCCCGACGGCGCATGGCGGCTGACGCTGCGCTTCCGTCGGTTGCAGACGTCGCAGCCGGTCGAGCTGCGCGCCGCCCTTCATCACCACAACGAGATATTGAGCGAAACATGGGCAATGGTCATTCCTCCCCAGTGA